In Phreatobacter cathodiphilus, the genomic window ATGGCTGCCTGCGCGCGCCTTGGAGCGGCGCCCGTCACGACACCTCCGCGTCAGGGGCTGCGATCCTTCTCCCCTCGTGGGAGAAGGTGGCGCCGCATAGCGAGATGCGACCGCATCTCGCGTTCGCTCGATGCTATGCGCCGGATGAGGGGGCCTGCCGTACACCGCGCATCCGCCCGCTCACCCGCCCGCTGACGCGGGCACCCTCTCCCACGGGGGGAGAGGGTTGCCCCAGCGTCGCGCCCCTGACACCGGGGACAAGTCCACGCCCCTCCCGCGTCGCCCTCCGCCCAACCCGCTGATCCCCAGCCTCTTTCCCGCACCCCCGAAAAAATCCGCGCGAAACATCTCCCCATTTGGCGAACCTGCCGCATGCTTCCCCCACCTTCTGCCTTCATCGAGGCATCGTCCGGTGGTGCGGGCGATGGGGCGGAGGGGCGGTTCCCTTGGCGGGCGGCCTCACCAGCCCGCGCGCCGAGGGCGTCGCCGGGAACACCGCCCCTTCGGGCCCTGCGGGCGCATCCGCGCCGGGGGTGACCGTTGTGCGAGGAGCATCGCTAGGCGGGCGAGCAGGACCGGCGGGCGGGCGCGACCCTCCCTGCCGGGGGGCTTCGGGCATGCGGGACACCGCGTCCTCGAGGCCAGGCCGGAGGCCGTCGCAGGGTCCGCCCCCCGACGGTTCTCGGCCCGGGAGGCTGTCGGGGCATCGCGTCCCGCCCTCCCGCCCCGCTCGCCCCGGACGCGCGGCCCGGTGAACGACAAATGCCGCGGTGAAGCGCCGTGAGGCGCGCCGGCTCGCGTGGGGTCCGTTTCCTCGGGTCAGCCCGGATGCTTGATCCGGGCTACCAACGGAATCCCCGCGAGCCGGCGGGCTTCGGCACACGAAGTCCGGGCCTGCGGGGGGACCCGCCGGCCCGGAGGCTTTTTCGCCTCCGCGCCTGACGGCGCTTCACCCCTCGCGCGTCTCGATGGAGCGGCGCGGGGACCGCGAGGAGCAAACCCCGGCCTGTCGAGGCGCGGGAACGGGGAGGCGTGGGTGGAGGGATGGCGGAATGGCGCGGCGGGCTCCGGCTCACCTCTTCGCGGCGGGCAGGGGTCCAATCACCTCTCCCCGCCAGGGAGAGGTGGGGGCGCGCTGCGTCAGGCCGGGCGGCGTTCTCCGTGGAACCTCACCCGAACCTTGCCTTCAGCACGGCGAACAGCGCCCGCGCCGCCTGCATCTCGCCGCCCTGCGGCCGTCCGGGCTTGTCCGCCGGCACCCAGCCATAGACGTCGGCATGCAGCCAGCTCTGCGCCTTCTCGACGAACCGCTCGAGATAGAGCGCGGCGGTGATCGAGCCGGCGAAGCCGCCCGTCGTGACGTTGTTGAGATCGGCGATCTTGCTGTCGAGCCCGCCGGCATAGGGCTTCCACAGCGGCAGCCGCCAGACGGGATCGCCGACCGCGAGGCCTGCGGCCGCCAGCTCCGTCGCCAGCCCGTCGTCGTGGGTATAGACCGGCGGCAGGTCCGGCCCCAGCGCCACCCGCGCCGCGCCCGTCAGCGTCGCGAAATCGGCGAGGAGCACCGGCGCCTCCTCGTCGGCGAGCGCCAGCGCGTCGCAGAGGACCAGCCGCCCCTCGGCGTCGGTATTGCCGATCTCCACCGTCAGGCCCTTGCGGGTCGGGAACACGTCACCGGGGCGGAAGGCGGCGCCGGAGACGGCGTTCTCCACCGCGGGAACGAGCAGGCGCAGGCGGACGGGGAGCTTCGCCGCCATGATCATGTGGGCGAGGCCGATGGCCGCGGCCGCGCCGCCCATGTCCTTCTTCATCAAGAGCATGGCGGAGGAGGGCTTCAGGTCGAGCCCGCCGGTGTCGAAGCACACGCCCTTGCCGACCAGGGTCACCTTCGGGTGCTTCTCGTTGCCCCAGACGAGGTCGACGAGCCGCGGCTCGCGCGGCGAGGCGGCCCCCACGGCGTGGATCATCGGGAAGTTCTGCTTCAGGAGCGCCTCGCCGACGACCGAGGTCACCTTGGCCCGGTGGCGCTTGCCGAGGTCGCGGATCGCCGCTTCCAGCTCCGCCGGCCCGAGATCGTTGGCCGGCGTGTTGATGAGGTCGCGGGCGAGCGCCGTCGCCTCGGCGGCCTGGCTCACCGCCGCGCCGTCGACGCCGTCCGGCACGACCAGCAGGGCCGGCTTCGCCGAGGCCTTCTTGTAGCGGGTGAAGCGATACTGGCCGGTGACGAAGGCGAAGGCCGCCCGCTCCGCGTCGCCGGGATCGTTGGCGAAGCGGTAGAGACCGGGCGGGATCTGTCCCGGCAGCTTGCCGGCGAGCAGGGGATCGCGATGGGCGGCACCCTCCGCCTCGATGCCGAACAGCACGGTGGCCACGGCGCCCTTGGCGTCCGGGACGACGACGGCCTTGCCCGCCTTCGGCTCGAAGCCGACGGCGTCGAGATAGGCCTGTTGCGGGGCTTTCAGTTTCGCCTTCGCGTCCGGATAGGTGCTGGGGGTGACGAATGTGACGGGCGTGGCGCCGGTGGTGCCGGCCGGACGAAGAAGCGGGTGCATGGGAATCCTGTGCCGCGAGCGTTCCGACAGGCTAGAGCCGCGCGATACCGCCTGTCACCCCCGCGCGCCACGCGCATGGAGGGGGCGCGCCCGCCATGGTTTACGCCGGCCGGAGCAGGCCCTTTGATGCCGCCCCGACAAGAACGATCCGAGGACGCCCATGCCCCCCGAAGCCATGACCACCCAGCCCAAGACCCTCCTGGAGCTCGCCGGCCGGAAGCCGGTGCCGCCGAAGCTCGGCGAGAGCATCCTCGTCCTCATCGACATCCAGAACGAGTATCTCGACGGCCCCATCGCCCTGCCCGGCTCCCGCCCCGCCGTGGCCAAGGCGGCGGATCTCCTCGCCCGTGCCCGCAAGGCCGGGGCCAAGATCGTCCACGTCGCCCACAAGGGTGGCAAGGGCTCGCTCTTCGACCGCGAGGCCCATCGCGGCGCCATCGTCGACGCCGTGGCGCCCGTCGCCGGCGAGGCGGTGGTGGAGAAGCCGCGGCCGAATTCCTTCTCCGGCACCAACCTCGCAGAGATCGTCGGCGCGCCCTCGGCGCCGCTGATCCTCGTCGGCTTCATGACGCATATGTGCGTCTCCTCCACCGCCCGCGCCGCCCTCGATCTCGGCTACCAGACGGCCATCGCGGCGGACGCCTGCGCCACCCGCGACCTGCCGACGCCGGCCGGCGGCGTCATCGACGCGGCGAGCCTGCACGAGGCGGAACTGGCGGCTTTGGCAGACCGGTTCGCGGGGGTGTTCAGGGCGGACGAGATCGTCTGAGGGCGCGGGGCTGCATCACCGAAGTGCGTCCTTCGAGGCTCGCTCCGCTCGCACCTCAGGATGAGGAAGGTGGAGGTTGGCAGACCGTGGGCATGCTCAGGGGGCGCAGCGGGCCACTGACTGGCCGAACTGCAAATCTCCAACGTCCTCATCCTGAGGTGCGAGTCCGGGCGATGCGACAGCATCGTCCCGGACGAGCCTCGAAGGACGCACTCGCGAAGTGCAAAGCCGGGTTCACCAGGCCGGGCGCGGGACAAGCTGATCCGCGACGGTGCCCGCCCCTGACCTCACGCCCGCAGCGTGCCGCCGGTCTTCTTCGTCACCTCGGCGACGATCTTCGCGGCGACGGCGTCGATCTCGGCGTCGGTGAGCGTCTTGTCCTTCGGCTGCAGCGTCACCGCAATGCCGACCGACTTCTTCGCCTCGTCGATGCCCTTGCCTTCGTAGACGTCGAAGACCTGCACGCCGGTGATCAGCTGCTTGTCGACGCCCTGGGCCGCCTTGACGAGATCGCCCGCTTTCACCGTCCTGTCGACGAGGAAGGCGAAGTCGCGCTCCACCGGCTGGAAGGGCGAGAGCACGAGCTGCGGCTTGGTGCGGGTTGGACGGACCTTCGGCGGCGGCAGCTTGTCCAGCAGGATCTCGAAGGCCAGCACCGGCCCCTTGACGTCGAGCGCTTCCAGCACCCGCGGGTGCAGCTCTCCGAAGGACCCGAACACGGTCTGCGGACCCATCTGGAACGTGCCCGAGCGGCCGGGATGGAACCAGGCAGGGCCGCCCTGCACCACCTGGATGCCTGCCATCGGCGCGCCGACGGCGGCGAGCACCGCCATGGCGTCCGCCTTGATGTCGTAGACGTCGGCGGCAGCCGTGCCCTGCCAGTGCCGTCCGGTGCCGGTCGGCTTGGCGAGGCCGCGGCGGAGACCCGTCGCCGCCATGAACTGGTCCTCGGGGCGGTCGCCCTTGAACACCTGTCCGACCTCGAACAGGGCGACGTCGCCATAGCCGCGATCGGAATTGCGCTGGGCCGCGGCGGCGAGGCCGACGAGCAGGGTCGGCCGCATGTCGGAGAGGTCGGAGGCGATGGGGTTGGCCAGCGCCAGCGCCGGCTGCCCGCCGCCGAACAGCTCGGCCTGAACCTTGGAGATGAAGCTCCAGGTCACCGCCTCCACCATACCGCGGCCGGCGAGCGTGCGCTTGGCCATGCGGGTGCGCTTCTGGATGAGGGTGAGCACCGGCTTCGGCACCGTGCCGCCCCGGTCGAGCGGGGTGGACGGCACCCGGTCGACGCCGGCGATGCGCATCACCTCTTCCGTCAGGTCCGCCTTGCCGTGGATGTCGGGACGCCAGGAGGGGGGCGAGACCTTCACCATCGGCCCGTTGCCCGAGACGTCGAAGCCGAGCGCTTCGAGAATGCGCTTCTGCTCGCGGTCGGTCACGTCGAGTCCGGTCAGCCGCCGGGTCTCGGAGAGCGGGAAGTTGATGATGAAGCCGGTGTCCGGAATGGCGCCTTCCAGCGTCACCTCCGACGGCTCGCCGCCACACAGGTCCATGACCAGCTTCGTCGCCAGTTCGACGCCGGAGAGCGTGAAGTTCGGATCGACGCCGCGCTCGAAGCGGTAGCGCGCATCGGTGACGATGCCGAGATTGCGCCCGGTGCGGGCGATGTCCATCGGGTCCCAGAGGGCCGACTCGATGAGCACGTCGGTCGTTCCCTCGTCGCAGCCCGAATGCTCGCCGCCCATGACGCCGGCGATGGATTCGACGCCGTTGTCGTCGGCGA contains:
- a CDS encoding cysteine hydrolase family protein, with the protein product MPPEAMTTQPKTLLELAGRKPVPPKLGESILVLIDIQNEYLDGPIALPGSRPAVAKAADLLARARKAGAKIVHVAHKGGKGSLFDREAHRGAIVDAVAPVAGEAVVEKPRPNSFSGTNLAEIVGAPSAPLILVGFMTHMCVSSTARAALDLGYQTAIAADACATRDLPTPAGGVIDAASLHEAELAALADRFAGVFRADEIV
- a CDS encoding leucyl aminopeptidase family protein, which translates into the protein MHPLLRPAGTTGATPVTFVTPSTYPDAKAKLKAPQQAYLDAVGFEPKAGKAVVVPDAKGAVATVLFGIEAEGAAHRDPLLAGKLPGQIPPGLYRFANDPGDAERAAFAFVTGQYRFTRYKKASAKPALLVVPDGVDGAAVSQAAEATALARDLINTPANDLGPAELEAAIRDLGKRHRAKVTSVVGEALLKQNFPMIHAVGAASPREPRLVDLVWGNEKHPKVTLVGKGVCFDTGGLDLKPSSAMLLMKKDMGGAAAAIGLAHMIMAAKLPVRLRLLVPAVENAVSGAAFRPGDVFPTRKGLTVEIGNTDAEGRLVLCDALALADEEAPVLLADFATLTGAARVALGPDLPPVYTHDDGLATELAAAGLAVGDPVWRLPLWKPYAGGLDSKIADLNNVTTGGFAGSITAALYLERFVEKAQSWLHADVYGWVPADKPGRPQGGEMQAARALFAVLKARFG
- the pheT gene encoding phenylalanine--tRNA ligase subunit beta, with protein sequence MKFTLSWLKDHLDTEASLAEITETLTRIGLEVEGLDDPGAKLAAFTIAHVISAEQHPNADRLRVCMVDTGTGEPVQVVCGAPNARTGMKSVFSPPGTFIPGKGITLGVGTIRGVESRGMLCSAAELELSEDHDGIIDLPADAPLGARYVDWAQLSDPVIEINLTPNRPDCTSIHGIARDLAAAGLGKLKTDVVPQVKGTFPNPHKVELAFAKGEEKYCPAFALRLVRGVKNGPSPEWMQRRLKAIGLRPINALVDITNYVTFDRGRPLHVFDAKKVAGTLVVRRSKAGETVLGLDGRVYGFTGHETVIADDNGVESIAGVMGGEHSGCDEGTTDVLIESALWDPMDIARTGRNLGIVTDARYRFERGVDPNFTLSGVELATKLVMDLCGGEPSEVTLEGAIPDTGFIINFPLSETRRLTGLDVTDREQKRILEALGFDVSGNGPMVKVSPPSWRPDIHGKADLTEEVMRIAGVDRVPSTPLDRGGTVPKPVLTLIQKRTRMAKRTLAGRGMVEAVTWSFISKVQAELFGGGQPALALANPIASDLSDMRPTLLVGLAAAAQRNSDRGYGDVALFEVGQVFKGDRPEDQFMAATGLRRGLAKPTGTGRHWQGTAAADVYDIKADAMAVLAAVGAPMAGIQVVQGGPAWFHPGRSGTFQMGPQTVFGSFGELHPRVLEALDVKGPVLAFEILLDKLPPPKVRPTRTKPQLVLSPFQPVERDFAFLVDRTVKAGDLVKAAQGVDKQLITGVQVFDVYEGKGIDEAKKSVGIAVTLQPKDKTLTDAEIDAVAAKIVAEVTKKTGGTLRA